Proteins encoded within one genomic window of Pseudorasbora parva isolate DD20220531a chromosome 3, ASM2467924v1, whole genome shotgun sequence:
- the mia gene encoding melanoma-derived growth regulatory protein — translation MEKPCTNWTLLLVLCGLLPLATQAGRQMPKLSDKKLCADSECSHPILIARALQDYYPQDCRFIPIQQGQSVYVYAMLKDRGNLFWAGSVQGSYYGEQEARLGFFPSSVVEETHALMPAEHEIKTDKWDFYCY, via the exons ATGGAGAAACCCTGTACTAACTGGACTCTTCTCCTGGTGCTGTGTGGCCTCCTGCCACTGGCGACTCAGGCTGGCAGGCAGATGCCAAAACTCTCGGACAAGAAGCTATGCGCCGATTCAGAGTGTAGCC ATCCCATTCTCATTGCTAGAGCTCTGCAAGATTATTACCCACAAGACTGTCGCTTCATTCCCATCCAGCAAGGCCAGTCtgtctatgtgtatgccatgcTGAAAGACCGCGGAAACCTCTTCTGGGCTGGTAGT GTTCAAGGGTCGTATTATGGAGAGCAGGAGGCTCGCCTGGGATTCTTCCCCAGCAGTGTTGTTGAAGAGACGCATGCTTTAATGCCGGCTGAGCATGAGATCAAGACTGAT aaATGGGACTTCTACTGCTATTAG